Genomic DNA from Klebsiella variicola:
AGCAAAGTGCTGCGTCTGGCGCGCGGTATTGAAGCCGGGATGGTGTTCGTCAACACCCAGAACGTGCGCGACCTGCGTCAGCCGTTCGGCGGCGTGAAGGCCTCCGGCACCGGCCGCGAAGGCGGCGAGTACAGCTTTGAAGTGTTCGCCGAAATGAAAAACGTCTGCATCTCGATGGGCGACCATCCGATCCCGAAATGGGGAGTCTGATATGGGTAAGTTAGCGTTAGCAGCAAAAATCACTCACGTGCCGTCGATGTATCTGTCTGAGCTGCCGGGGAAAAACCACGGCTGCCGCCAGGGCGCGATCGACGGGCATAAAGAAATTGGCAAGCGCTGCCGTGAAATGGGCGTCGATACCATCATCGTGTTCGACACCCACTGGCTGGTCAACAGCGCCTATCACATCAACTGCGCCGACCATTTTCAGGGCGTCTACACCAGTAACGAACTGCCGCATTTTATTCGCGACATGACCTACGACTACGACGGCAACCCGGAGCTGGGCCAGCTTATCGCCGACGAGGCCGTAAAGCTCGGCGTACGCGCCAAAGCACACAATATTCCGAGCCTGAAGCTGGAGTACGGCACCCTGGTGCCGATGCGCTACATGAACAGCGATAAGCATTTCAAAGTGGTATCTATCTCCGCTTTCTGTACCGTTCACGACTTTGCCGACAGCCGCAGGCTGGGCGAAGCGATCCTCAAAGCCATTGAGAAATATGACGGCACCGTAGCGGTGCTGGCCAGCGGTTCGCTGTCGCACCGCTTTATCGATGACCAGCGCGCCGAAGAGGGCATGAACAGCTACACCCGCGAGTTTGATCATCAGATGGATGAGCGCGTGGTGAAACTGTGGCGGGAGGGCAAATTCAAAGAGTTCTGCACCATGCTGCCGGAGTACGCCGACTACTGCTACGGCGAAGGCAACATGCACGACACGGTGATGCTGCTCGGTCTGCTGGGTTGGGATAAATACGACGGCAAGGTGGAGTTTATCACCGAGCTATTCGCCAGCTCCGGTACCGGCCAGGTTAACGCCGTGTTCCCGCTGCCGGCGCAGGCGTAAGGAGGCCCCATGCCGCATTTTATCGCCGAGTGTACCGACAATATCCGTGAACAGGCCGATTTACCGGGCCTGTTCGCCAAAGTCAACGAGGCGCTGGCCGCCACCGGTATCTTCCCGATCGGCGGTATTCGCAGCCGCGCCCACTGGCTGGATACCTGGCAGATGGCCGACGGCAAGCAGGATTACGCCTTCGTGCATATGACCCTGAAGATCGGCGCCGGGCGCAGTCTGGAGAGCCGTCAGGACGTGGGAGATATGCTGTTCGCGCTGCTCAAAGCCCATTTTGCTGCGCTAATGGAGAGCCGCTATCTGGCGCTGTCGTTCGCCATGGAAGAGCTCGACCCGACGCTGAACTACAAACAGAACAACGTGCACGCGTTATTTAAATAATGTGCAAATTGCCCGGTGGCGCTGCGCTTACCGGGCCTACAACGGCCATGAATTTGTAGGCCGGATAAGCGAAGCGCCATCCGGCAATACAATGCCACAGGAATCACTATGCTCGATAAACAGACCCGCACCCTGATTGCCCAGCGGCTGAACCAGGCCGAAAAACAGCGTGAACAGATCCGCGCGATCTCGCTGGATTATCCGTCGATCACCATTGAGGACGCCTACGCCGTCCAGCGCGAGTGGGTCGAGATGAAGATCGCCGAAGGCCGCGTGCTCAAAGGCCACAAGATCGGCCTGACCTCTAAAGCGATGCAGGCCAGCTCGCAGATCAGCGAGCCGGACTACGGCGCGCTGCTCGACGATATGTTCTTCCACGACGGCAGCGATATTCCCACCGACCGCTTTATCGTGCCGCGTATTGAAGTCGAGCTGGCCTTCGTGCTGGCCAAACCGCTGCGCGGCCCGAACTGTACGCTGTTTGATGTCTACAACGCCACCGACTACGTTATCCCGGCGCTGGAGCTTATCGACGCGCGTTGCCACAACATCGACCCGGAAACCCAGCGTCCGCGCAAAGTGTTCGACACCATCTCCGATAACGCCGCCAACGCCGGGGTGATCCTCGGCGGCCGGCCGATTAAACCGGATGAGCTCGACCTGCGCTGGATCTCCGCCCTGCTGTATCGCAACGGCGTGATTGAAGAGACCGGCGTCGCCGCGGGCGTACTCAATCATCCGGCCAACGGCGTGGCCTGGCTGGCCAACAAACTGGCGCCATACGATGTCCAGCTCGAAGCCGGGCAGATTATCCTCGGCGGCTCCTTCACCCGCCCGGTCCCGGCGCGCAAGGGCGATACCTTCCACGTCGACTACGGCAACATGGGCGCCATCAGCTGCCGCTTTGTTTGAGGAGAGCAACATGAACAACGCATTTAAAGAGGCGCTCAAGGCCGGCCGTCCGCAAATCGGCCTATGGCTTGGGCTGTGCAGCAGCTACAGCGCCGAACTGCTGGCCGGCGCGGGCTTCGACTGGCTGCTGATCGACGGCGAACACGCGCCCAACAACGTACAAACGGTGCTGACCCAGTTGCAGGCCATTGCGCCCTACCCCAGCCAGCCGGTAGTGCGTCCGTCGTGGAACGATCCGGTACAAATTAAACAACTGCTGGATGTCGGCGCGCAAAGCCTGCTGGTGCCGATGGTGCAGAATGCCGAAGAAGCGCGGCTGGCGGTAAGCGCCACCCGCTATCCGCCAGCCGGCATTCGCGGCGTCGGCAGCGCGCTGGCCCGCGCCTCACGCTGGAATCGCATTCCGGATTATATCCACCGGGCCAATGACGCCATGTGCGTACTGGTACAGATTGAGACCCGCGAAGCGCTGAAAAATTTGCCGCAGATCCTCGATGTCGACGGGGTGGACGGCGTGTTTATCGGCCCGGCGGATCTCAGCGCCGATATGGGCCACGGCGGCAACCCACAACACCCGGAAGTGCAGGCCGCCATTGAAGATGCCATCCAGCAAATCCGCCAGGCCGGAAAGGCGCCGGGGATCCTGATGGCCAATGAACAGCTGGCGAAACGCTATCTCGAACTGGGCGCGCTGTTCGTCGCCGTCGGCGTCGATACCACCCTGCTGGCCCGCGGCGCAGAAGCGCTGGCGGCGCGGTTTGGCGCGGAAAAAACCGACCTGGGTTCGTCAGGCGTCTACTAACGCCGGGTGGCGCTACGCTCATCCGGCCCGGAGCAGCAGCGAATCGCAGGTCCGGTAAGCGCAGCACTACCGGGCAACCCGCAGTACCCTACAAAATTCCCATTAGAGGAAAATAATAATGAGCGATACATCACCTGCCATCCCGGAAAAGTTCGATCCGACGAATCAGCACAAACAGCTGACGGCGCAGCAGCAGTCGGTTATCAACAAGCTCTTCCGCCGTCTGATCGTGTTTTTATTAGTCCTGTTTATCTTTTCGTTTTTAGACCGGATCAATATCGGCTTTGCTGGATTAACCATGGGGCAGGATCTGGGCCTCAACGCCACCATGTTTGGCCTGGCCACCACCCTGTTTTACGCCACTTACGTCATTTTTGGCATTCCCAGCAACGTGATGCTCAGCATCGTCGGCGCACGACGCTGGATCGCTACCATCATGGTGCTGTGGGGCATCGCCTCTACCGCCACCATGTTCGCCACCGGACCAAAAAGTCTCTATGTTCTGCGCATGCTGGTGGGGATCACCGAGGCCGGTTTCCTGCCGGGTATCCTGCTGTACCTGACCTACTGGTTCCCGGCATTTTTCCGCGCCCGCGCTAACGCGTTGTTTATGATTGCGATGCCGGTGACCACCGCGCTGGGGTCGATCGTCTCCGGCTATATCTTGTCCCTCGACGGTCTGCTGAACCTGCACGGCTGGCAGTGGCTGTTCCTGCTGGAAGGCTTCCCGTCGGTGCTGCTCGGCATTATGGTCTGGTTCTGGCTGGATGATTCTCCGTCGAAGGCCAGGTGGCTGACGGCGGAGGACAAAAAATGTCTGCAGGAGATGATGGATAACGATCGCCTGACTCTGGTGCAGCCGGAAGGGGCCATCAGCCATCACGCCATGCAGCAGCGCAGCCTGTGGCGGGAAGTGTTCACCCCGATCGTGTTGATGTATACCCTCGCCTACTTCTGCCTGACCAATACGCTCAGCGCGATCAGCATCTGGACGCCGCAGATCCTCAAAAGTTTTAACGAAAGCAGCAGCAATATCACCATCGGTCTGCTGGCGGCGATCCCGCAAATTTGTACCATTCTCGGGATGATCTACTGGAGCCGCCACTCCGATAAATACCAGGAGCGGAAGCATCACACTGCCCTGCCGTTCCTGTTCGCCGCTGCGGGCTGGCTGCTGGCGTCAGCCACCGATCATAACCTGATCCAGCTGCTCGGGATCGTGATGGCCTCCACCGGATCGTTTAGCGCTATGGCCATCTTCTGGACCACGCCGGATCAGTCCATCAGTCTGCGTGCCCGCGCAATCGGCATTGCGGTGATCAACGCCACCGGCAATATCGGATCGGCGCTCAGTCCCTTTATGATCGGCTGGCTGAAGGATATTACCGGCAGCTTCAGCAGCGGGCTGTGGTTCGTCGCCGCACTGCTGGTGATTGGCGCGGTGATCATCTGGGCGATTCCGATGAAGGGCTCGCGCCCTCGCGCGACACCGTAAGGAGCCGCTATGTGCCAAAGCCCAATCGCCAACATCGATATCAATAAAGAGTACGACGAGAGCCTGGGCACCGAAGAGGTGCACTATCAGTCGTTTTCCCGCATGGCGGCCTTTTTTGGCCGCGACATGCAGGCGCATCGTCACGACCGTTATTTCCAGATGCACTACCTTGATACCGGGCAGATTGAGCTGCAGCTTGATGACCATCGCTATTCGGTGCAGGCGCCGCTGTTTGTGTTAACGCCGCCCTCGGTGCCGCACGCGTTTATTACCGAGTCCGATAGCGATGGTCACGTGTTGACGGTGCACGAAGAACTCATCTGGCCGCTGCTGGAGGTGCTTTATCCCGGCACGCGGGAGACCTTCGGCCTGCCGGGGATCTGTCTGTCGCTGGCGGATAAACCCGACGAGCTGGCGGCGCTGGCGCACTACTGGCAGCTGATTCGCCGTGAATCTACCGCTCAGCTGCCGGGGCGCGAGCATACCCTGGCGCTGCTGGCGCAGGCGGTATTTACCCTGCTGCTGCGCAACGCCAGGCTCGACGATCATGCCGCCAGCGGGATGCGCGGCGAGCTGAAATTATTCCAGCGCTTTAACCAGATGATCGACAGCCACTTTCATCAGCACTGGACGGTACCGGATTACGCCAGGGAGCTGCATCTGACCGAATCGCGGCTGACCGATATCTGCCGCCGCTTCGCCAACCGTTCGCCGAAGCGGCTGATATTCGACCGCCAGCTGCGCGAGGCGAAGCGGCTGCTGCTGTTTTCCGATAGCGCGGTCAATGAGATTGCCTGGCAGCTGGGGTTTAAAGACCCTGCCTATTTTGCGCGCTTTTTTAGCCGCCAGGTCGGCTGCTCGCCCAGCAGCTACCGGGCGCAAAAAGTACCGGTGTCGTAATACCCCGGCGGCGCTGCGCTTGCCTGGGCTACAGACCACAGGACGGGTCAGCGCCGCGCCACCCGCCAAAAGCTGCCGAGATCACAAAATTTAATCCCGCCTGAAAAGTACCCGCCGTTGTCGCAAACGTCCCTTCACGGCAAGCGCAATAACCGCTTCAATTAAACAACAAAAACAAAACATATATTTAACATTATTTTTCCGATAAATACTGAAGAGGCCCCTATGAAACCTGAAGATTTCCGCGCCGACGCGAAACGCCCGTTAACTGGCGAAGAGTATTTAAAAAGCCTGCAGGATGGCCGCGAAATTTATATCTACGGCGAGCGCGTAAAGGATGTCACCACCCACCCGGCCTTCCGTAACGCCGCCGCTTCCGTCGCGCAGCTGTACGATGCGCTGCACAAACCGGAGATGCAGGATTCCCTGTGCTGGGGCACCGATACCGGCAGCGGCGGCTACACCCATAAATTCTTCCGCGTGGCGAAAAGCGCCGACGACCTGCGCCAGCAGCGCGACGCCATCGCCGAGTGGTCGCGCTTAAGCTACGGCTGGATGGGCCGCACCCCGGACTACAAAGCCGCCTTCGGCTGCGCGCTGGGCGCCAACCCGGCGTTTTACGGCCAGTTCGAGCAGAACGCCCGCAACTGGTACACCCGCATTCAGGAAACCGGCCTGTACTTTAACCACGCGATCGTCAACCCGCCGATCGACCGCCACAAGCCGGCTGATGAAGTGAAGGATGTCTACATCAAGCTGGAAAAAGAGACCGATGCCGGGATCATCGTCAGCGGCGCGAAAGTGGTCGCCACCAACTCAGCGCTGACCCACTACAACATGATCGGCTTCGGCTCCGCACAGGTGATGGGCGAGAACCCGGACTTCGCGCTGATGTTCGTCGCGCCGATGGATGCCGAAGGCGTCAAGCTTATCTCCCGCGCCTCCTATGAGATGGTCGCCGGTGCGACCGGCTCCCCGTACGACTATCCGCTTTCCAGCCGTTTCGACGAGAACGACGCGATTCTGGTAATGGATAAAGTGCTGATCCCCTGGGAGAACGTGCTGATTTACCGCGACTTTGACCGCTGCCGTCGCTGGACCATGGAGGGCGGTTTCGCCCGCATGTATCCCCTGCAGGCCTGCGTACGCCTGGCGGTAAAACTGGACTTTATCACTGCCCTGCTGAAACGCTCTCTGGAATGTACCGGCACCCTCGAGTTCCGCGGCGTACAGGCCGACCTCGGCGAAGTAGTCGCATGGCGCAACATGTTCTGGGCGCTTAGCGATTCCATGTGCTCGGAAGCGACGCCGTGGGTCAACGGCGCATGGCTGCCGGATCACGCCGCGCTGCAGACCTATCGCGTGATAGCCCCGATGGCCTACGCCAAGATCAAGAACATCATCGAGCGCAACGTCACCAGCGGCCTGATTTATCTGCCGTCCAGCGCCCGCGATCTGAACAACCCGCAGATCGACCAGTATCTGGCGAAGTACGTGCGCGGCTCCAACGGTATGGATCACGTTGAACGTATCAAGATCCTCAAACTGATGTGGGACGCGATCGGCAGCGAATTCGGCGGTCGCCATGAACTGTATGAGATCAACTACTCCGGTAGCCAGGATGAAATTCGCCTGCAGTGTCTGCGCCAGGCGCAGAGCTCCGGCAATATGGACAAAATGATGGCGATGGTCGACCGCTGCCTGTCCGAGTACGACCAGAACGGCTGGACGGTGCCGCATCTGCACAATAACGCTGATATCAACATGTTGGATAAGCTGCTGAAGTAATTCACAGCGGGAGGTCATAATGCAATTAGATGAACAACGCCTGCGTTTTCGCGATGCCATGGCTAGCCTGTCGGCGGCGGTGAACGTTGTCACCACCGCAGGTGAAGCCGGCCGCTGCGGCATTACCGCCACGGCGGTTTGCTCGGTGACGGATACGCCGCCATCGGTGATGGTGTGTATCAACGCCAACAGTGCGATGAACCCGGTGTTTCAGGGTAACGGCAAGTTGTGCATCAACGTGCTGAACCACGAACAGGAAATCATGGCCCGTCATTTCGCCGGGATGACCGGGGTGACGATGGAAGAGCGGTTCGCCCTCAGCGGCTGGCAGCAGGGCGCGCTCGGGCAGCCGGTGCTGAAGGGCTCGCTGGCCAGCCTCGAAGGCGAAATTAGCCAGGTGCAAACCATCGGCACCCACCTGGTGTATCTGGTGGAGATCCGCAATATTACCCTGAGCCCGCAAGGGCACGGCCTGATTTACTTTAAACGCCGTTTCCACCCGGTGATGATGGAAATGGAAGTGGCGGTGTAATGGCCTCGCCTGCCTCTCCCCGGATAACGGGGAGGGGCTACATAGATTCGCGTTAGCGTTCCTGCTGGGCAAACTGTGTCAGCGCCGCCTTCTGGTACTTTCCGCCCGTATCGTAGTCCGTCGTCGCCGTCCGGCTCACCTGCGCGCTGATTTGCTCCTCGCTCGGATGGGGATTCCCTCCCGCTACCTATTACGATTTTTCTTGTAGCCCTGGTAATAAATCCACCAACAACCAGTAGCTATCAACGCCCCTGTGAAACATGCAGCTTTTGTATACTTCCATGTATCACTCCAAATCAGCTCAAATGGGATGTGGTAAACCAATAAGAGGTAACCTCTAATGAGCACGTATATAATTAAAAACAATACGATCATTGCTACATTGCAAGCAAAAAATAGATAGAAAAAAATAAAGAACCAAGATTTTCTATTCATTTTTGGTTCCCTTTTTGGAATTTCACACCTGTTTTACCCGCTTGATCATTGAGGATCTCTGTCACCGCACTACCCGAGGCATTACCAGCAATACCAGGTACTGGATTAATCGGCAGCGGTTTGGATATTCCCATCCCGACATCTGTCCAGATCCAGTCTTTCCATGGCTTCATCGGGTTGTAAATTTTATCCATAGGCAGCTCAATGAGTTTTCCTGCACCATAACCCACTCCAGAGGCCAAACCATTACTTAAGCCACCTGTAAAAGGATTATCCCCTTTCAGATAGCTGGATATTGCACCACCTGCCGCATTCCATCCCACAGTTCCTAACCAACCAGTTTTTGAGGTTGCTGCTCCAACCCAAGTCGCTATCAACGCATCTATGTAATTCACTTCACTAGTCGTGGCATATTGTATTGCAGTATTGGCTCCGCCACTGATGGCAGCTGTTACCAAAGCCCCCTTAGGCAATATGCCTAACCCAACAGTATCTGCCAGATGGGCTGATACTACTGCATTCCCTTCTGCCACATCTTCAGCAAGTTTTCCTTTACAGTCTGTATCGCAGTCTGGCGTCTGCCTGTGAATGATTTCCGCCACATACGGACTCACTGCGCCACTCGCCGCCTGCGCCAGGTTGCCCCCCGCCAGACCCTGCATCGCCGCCGTTACCGCCTGCGCCACCTTCTGGTACTTTCCGCCCGTATCGTAGTCCGCCGTCGCCGTCCGGCTCACCTGCGCGCTGATTTGCTCCTCGCTCGGACTGCCATTCCCTCCCGCTACCAGCTTCGCCCGCGCCGCTGCCCGCGCCGCCGGGTCGCTCTGCGCCGCCTGCGCGTTCAGCTTGCCCTGCGTCACCAGCACATCACTCACCTGGCGCCCGATTTCACCTGTCTTCTGCGCCGTCGCCAGACGGTTTTGCTCTTTCTCCTGATCAAATATCGGACTCAGCGTCTGGTTCGCATGCGCCGCATCCCGGCTTAACCCCGTCACGTCCTGCTGCTGACTCGCCATATCGCAGATGACGAGGGTTCCTTCAGGAACGGGCTGTGGATAAGGTCTGATAAAACGATCCCGCCGCGATGGCCGGGCTCGCTTATGCTATGTCTGAACTGCTAATCTTCATACCCCAGAGCAAATACGCAGGAGAATTTTGGGGAAGAGCGATCTGTATTACCTAAACTTGGGAATAAAGTAATACATTAACCAAACACCAAAACCTGCAATAAACCCACCGAAGGCACCAGCTTTAATAAATAATAGCGCTCGCATAAAATTAACATCCCATGTCCCTGTCAAGAAAAAAACATAGGCTATAAATACAAACTGTAAAACTAGTGCACACAAAGAGATAACCAATGTGTGGAGGCCTACGATCATGGAAAAAACTTTTAATTCATTGTATATATTCACATTAATCCTCGTTCAATATATCAATGAGTTTAGAGCCGCCCTGACTTCCCATCTCAGTAGCTAACGCTGCACCACTGTTACCAGATATACCGGGTAATGAGCTCAACTGCATTGGTTTACTTACCCCCATCCCCATATCAATCCACTCGTAATTTTTCCATGCAGGATTAACCCATTTATCTAATGAAATTTTGGCAACTTTACCTATTCCATAACCGATACCCGAAGCGGCACCACTTATTACGCCACCTTTAAATGGATCATCACCGTTCAGATAGCTGGATGTTGCACCACCTGCCGCATTCCAGCCCACAGTTCCCCAGACTCCCGTATTTGCAGTAAATGCTCCAACATAAGTCGCGATTAATACATCAGTTGGATTAACCGTTCCATTAATCGCATACTGAATACCTGCATTTGCCGTTCCGCCTATCGCGCCAGTAATCTGCATTCCTCCCGGCAGATAGATTAGCCCCGCTGAAGCCAACGCACCTGCATAAGCTTTATTCTCAGCAATTCCTCGCTGGCAGGCTTCACCAGACGGGTTATCTGCGCATGAGAGAACATCTGCGCCATGCTCTCTGGCTTTCTCACCCTGGCCCCATTCGTTCCCACCCATCAGGTTATTCTCAACAACAGCTTACTTATTTAACATTCGCTTTCTATAAGACAAGTAATAGGAAAGCCATAGACATATCCCGACAAAAAAACCTATAACTGCCATTTTGAGAGCAACATACACTTGTTCATAGCCAAAGAAATCAACATCAAATCCAGGTACAAGGATCCACTGAAATACCAGACTCAGCATGAACATAGTGGCGGGAACAGCTGTACAGGAATAAAAAAATAACAATACTAATTGCCATGTTGGTACTTTCATCATTTCTCTTCCTCCCCATTTTTATCACTCGTAGCATAATTGGAAAGACCAGAAACGGTTGCAGACTCAGCGCATTATTCTCCACTAAAATCCTTTAATCTTAAAAAGACGACATAAAACGATCCCTGCACCAATAATGCAGCCACCACCAAAACCTACTTTCAGATTATGCAGAGCTTCAGAGGAAGAAAAACTGAAGCTACCCTGTATGACATAATCAACAATAAGTAAGGACACATAAGCCAGTTCGGCCATGAGAATCCCCGCCACCACAGAGAAGATAAAAAAGAGAACATTAATCATTTTTTCTCTCCCCCATAGAATCCGCGCGCTTCTCTATACCTTTACCTGTTATTTCCGAGAAGAATGAACCACCAAAATCACCAAAAGCCCCAGGAACGCGGCTCGGAGTCATTTCCTTCGAAATACCAAAATCCCCCTTAATTTCAGTAAACTGCCTCAATTCAGCGTTAAACTTCGGATCCCAGCCTCCTTTCCACCAGTTTGCCCCGGCATTAACACCCCATGAGAGTCCTTTACCAATGCCATAGCCAATACCCGAACCGGCACCATTGATAAGCGCACCAGACAGTGGATCTTTGTCATCTATCCAGTTGCCCAGCGCACCACCTGCGGCATTCCAGCCTACCGTACCTGCCAGACCATTCCCCATACTGAGCACGTTTACCCAGCCAGCAATAGTCGCATTTGCCGGATCTATCGTGCCATCTGCCAGATAACTGATACCGGCATTTGCACTTGCTCCCAGTCCCCACATTGCCTGAGCACCACCTGGTAACAGGGCCACACTACCCGATGCCAGCGCAAGTCCTACCGCATTACGCTCATTTATCGCTTTCTGACATGCCGACCCGCCTGGGTTATCGGAACAACTCGCCATATCGATGCCGTGCTGGCGCAACCATGCCGCCTGCGCATCTTCACTGCCGCTC
This window encodes:
- the hpaD gene encoding 3,4-dihydroxyphenylacetate 2,3-dioxygenase, translated to MGKLALAAKITHVPSMYLSELPGKNHGCRQGAIDGHKEIGKRCREMGVDTIIVFDTHWLVNSAYHINCADHFQGVYTSNELPHFIRDMTYDYDGNPELGQLIADEAVKLGVRAKAHNIPSLKLEYGTLVPMRYMNSDKHFKVVSISAFCTVHDFADSRRLGEAILKAIEKYDGTVAVLASGSLSHRFIDDQRAEEGMNSYTREFDHQMDERVVKLWREGKFKEFCTMLPEYADYCYGEGNMHDTVMLLGLLGWDKYDGKVEFITELFASSGTGQVNAVFPLPAQA
- a CDS encoding 5-carboxymethyl-2-hydroxymuconate Delta-isomerase, with protein sequence MPHFIAECTDNIREQADLPGLFAKVNEALAATGIFPIGGIRSRAHWLDTWQMADGKQDYAFVHMTLKIGAGRSLESRQDVGDMLFALLKAHFAALMESRYLALSFAMEELDPTLNYKQNNVHALFK
- the hpaH gene encoding 2-oxo-hept-4-ene-1,7-dioate hydratase, which encodes MLDKQTRTLIAQRLNQAEKQREQIRAISLDYPSITIEDAYAVQREWVEMKIAEGRVLKGHKIGLTSKAMQASSQISEPDYGALLDDMFFHDGSDIPTDRFIVPRIEVELAFVLAKPLRGPNCTLFDVYNATDYVIPALELIDARCHNIDPETQRPRKVFDTISDNAANAGVILGGRPIKPDELDLRWISALLYRNGVIEETGVAAGVLNHPANGVAWLANKLAPYDVQLEAGQIILGGSFTRPVPARKGDTFHVDYGNMGAISCRFV
- the hpaI gene encoding 4-hydroxy-2-oxoheptanedioate aldolase, producing MNNAFKEALKAGRPQIGLWLGLCSSYSAELLAGAGFDWLLIDGEHAPNNVQTVLTQLQAIAPYPSQPVVRPSWNDPVQIKQLLDVGAQSLLVPMVQNAEEARLAVSATRYPPAGIRGVGSALARASRWNRIPDYIHRANDAMCVLVQIETREALKNLPQILDVDGVDGVFIGPADLSADMGHGGNPQHPEVQAAIEDAIQQIRQAGKAPGILMANEQLAKRYLELGALFVAVGVDTTLLARGAEALAARFGAEKTDLGSSGVY
- the hpaX gene encoding 4-hydroxyphenylacetate permease, which encodes MSDTSPAIPEKFDPTNQHKQLTAQQQSVINKLFRRLIVFLLVLFIFSFLDRINIGFAGLTMGQDLGLNATMFGLATTLFYATYVIFGIPSNVMLSIVGARRWIATIMVLWGIASTATMFATGPKSLYVLRMLVGITEAGFLPGILLYLTYWFPAFFRARANALFMIAMPVTTALGSIVSGYILSLDGLLNLHGWQWLFLLEGFPSVLLGIMVWFWLDDSPSKARWLTAEDKKCLQEMMDNDRLTLVQPEGAISHHAMQQRSLWREVFTPIVLMYTLAYFCLTNTLSAISIWTPQILKSFNESSSNITIGLLAAIPQICTILGMIYWSRHSDKYQERKHHTALPFLFAAAGWLLASATDHNLIQLLGIVMASTGSFSAMAIFWTTPDQSISLRARAIGIAVINATGNIGSALSPFMIGWLKDITGSFSSGLWFVAALLVIGAVIIWAIPMKGSRPRATP
- the hpaA gene encoding 4-hydroxyphenylacetate catabolism regulatory protein HpaA — protein: MCQSPIANIDINKEYDESLGTEEVHYQSFSRMAAFFGRDMQAHRHDRYFQMHYLDTGQIELQLDDHRYSVQAPLFVLTPPSVPHAFITESDSDGHVLTVHEELIWPLLEVLYPGTRETFGLPGICLSLADKPDELAALAHYWQLIRRESTAQLPGREHTLALLAQAVFTLLLRNARLDDHAASGMRGELKLFQRFNQMIDSHFHQHWTVPDYARELHLTESRLTDICRRFANRSPKRLIFDRQLREAKRLLLFSDSAVNEIAWQLGFKDPAYFARFFSRQVGCSPSSYRAQKVPVS
- the hpaB gene encoding 4-hydroxyphenylacetate 3-monooxygenase, oxygenase component → MKPEDFRADAKRPLTGEEYLKSLQDGREIYIYGERVKDVTTHPAFRNAAASVAQLYDALHKPEMQDSLCWGTDTGSGGYTHKFFRVAKSADDLRQQRDAIAEWSRLSYGWMGRTPDYKAAFGCALGANPAFYGQFEQNARNWYTRIQETGLYFNHAIVNPPIDRHKPADEVKDVYIKLEKETDAGIIVSGAKVVATNSALTHYNMIGFGSAQVMGENPDFALMFVAPMDAEGVKLISRASYEMVAGATGSPYDYPLSSRFDENDAILVMDKVLIPWENVLIYRDFDRCRRWTMEGGFARMYPLQACVRLAVKLDFITALLKRSLECTGTLEFRGVQADLGEVVAWRNMFWALSDSMCSEATPWVNGAWLPDHAALQTYRVIAPMAYAKIKNIIERNVTSGLIYLPSSARDLNNPQIDQYLAKYVRGSNGMDHVERIKILKLMWDAIGSEFGGRHELYEINYSGSQDEIRLQCLRQAQSSGNMDKMMAMVDRCLSEYDQNGWTVPHLHNNADINMLDKLLK
- a CDS encoding 4-hydroxyphenylacetate 3-monooxygenase reductase subunit yields the protein MQLDEQRLRFRDAMASLSAAVNVVTTAGEAGRCGITATAVCSVTDTPPSVMVCINANSAMNPVFQGNGKLCINVLNHEQEIMARHFAGMTGVTMEERFALSGWQQGALGQPVLKGSLASLEGEISQVQTIGTHLVYLVEIRNITLSPQGHGLIYFKRRFHPVMMEMEVAV